In a single window of the Tellurirhabdus bombi genome:
- a CDS encoding DUF3467 domain-containing protein encodes MEEQKQEQESQINIELTEEIAEGTYANLAMIAHSNSEFIIDFIRLMPGVPKAKVKSRIILTPEHAKRLLSALKENIRKYEEAFGDINGADEAFRFPSQFGGPMGEA; translated from the coding sequence ATGGAAGAGCAAAAACAAGAACAGGAAAGTCAGATCAATATAGAACTGACGGAGGAAATAGCAGAAGGCACCTATGCTAATCTGGCAATGATTGCCCATTCAAATAGTGAATTTATTATTGACTTCATCAGGCTTATGCCTGGCGTTCCGAAAGCAAAGGTAAAGTCCCGCATTATCTTAACACCTGAACACGCAAAGCGTCTATTGTCAGCATTAAAAGAAAATATCCGTAAATACGAAGAGGCTTTCGGGGATATCAATGGTGCAGATGAAGCTTTTCGCTTTCCTTCTCAGTTTGGTGGCCCCATGGGAGAGGCCTAA
- the rpsL gene encoding 30S ribosomal protein S12 codes for MPTIQQLVRKGREKLVFKSKSPALDSCPQRRGVCTRVYTTTPKKPNSALRKVARVRLTNQKEVNAYIPGEGHNLQEHSIVLVRGGRVKDLPGVRYHIVRGALDTAGVNGRLQSRSKYGTKRPKPGQAPAAGKGAPAKGKKK; via the coding sequence ATGCCTACTATACAACAGTTAGTACGTAAAGGTCGCGAAAAGCTGGTTTTTAAGTCAAAATCACCAGCTTTAGATTCGTGCCCACAGCGTCGCGGTGTTTGTACGCGTGTGTACACGACAACGCCTAAAAAACCAAACTCGGCACTACGTAAGGTTGCCCGTGTTCGTTTAACGAACCAAAAAGAAGTAAACGCATACATTCCTGGTGAAGGCCATAACCTGCAAGAGCACTCAATCGTGCTTGTACGTGGTGGACGGGTAAAAGATTTACCAGGGGTACGTTACCACATCGTTCGTGGTGCGCTTGACACAGCAGGTGTGAATGGTCGTCTGCAAAGCCGTTCGAAATACGGTACAAAACGTCCGAAACCAGGCCAGGCTCCAGCAGCTGGTAAAGGAGCTCCTGCAAAAGGAAAGAAAAAATAA
- the rpsG gene encoding 30S ribosomal protein S7 produces the protein MRKAKPKKRYVLPDPKYREVLVTKFVNNLMYEGKKSISYSIFYDALEIVEKKTSDNGLEVWKKALNNVMPSVEVKSRRVGGATFQVPTEVRPDRKVSVGMKWLIKYARSRGEKTMVDRLAAEIVAASKGEGAAVKKKDDTHRMAEANKAFSHFRF, from the coding sequence ATGAGAAAGGCAAAACCTAAGAAAAGATACGTTTTACCAGATCCTAAATACAGGGAAGTTCTGGTAACGAAGTTTGTGAATAACCTCATGTATGAGGGCAAAAAGAGTATTTCATACTCTATCTTCTATGATGCACTAGAAATCGTTGAGAAAAAAACCAGCGACAATGGACTCGAAGTATGGAAGAAAGCGTTGAACAACGTTATGCCTTCAGTTGAGGTGAAGAGCCGCCGCGTAGGTGGTGCTACATTCCAGGTTCCAACGGAAGTGCGTCCTGACCGTAAGGTATCAGTAGGCATGAAATGGCTGATCAAGTATGCCCGTTCACGTGGTGAGAAAACCATGGTAGATCGTTTGGCAGCGGAAATCGTGGCCGCATCGAAAGGTGAAGGCGCAGCCGTTAAGAAAAAGGATGATACGCACCGGATGGCCGAAGCGAACAAAGCGTTCTCTCACTTCCGCTTCTAA
- the rpoC gene encoding DNA-directed RNA polymerase subunit beta' — translation MSFKKNKKLNSDFSRVLISLASPESILESSYGEVTQPETINYRTYKPEMGGLFCERIFGPVKDWECHCGKYKRIRYKGIICDRCGVEVTEKKVRRERMGHIELVVPVAHIWYFRSLPNKIGYLLGLSTKKLDQIIYYERYVVVQPGIKGEDGVQELDFLTEDEYLDIVDKLPSGNQLLPDTDPQKFIAKMGAESLEMLLSRVALDELSYNLRHAAATDTSQQRKAEALKRLKVVEAFRDANTRVENRPEWMVIRMVPVIPPELRPLVPLDGGRFATSDLNDLYRRVIIRNNRLKRLIEIKAPEVILRNEKRMLQEAVDSLFDNSRKVNAVRSEGNRALKSLSDMLKGKQGRFRQNLLGKRVDYSGRSVIVVGPELKLNECGLPKDMAAELFKPFIIRKLIERGIVKTVKSAKKIVDRKDPIIWDILENVLKGHPVLLNRAPTLHRLGIQAFQPKLIEGKAIQLHPLVCTAFNADFDGDQMAVHVPLGQEAVLEASLLMLASHNILNPANGAPITVPSQDMVLGLYYVTKGRRSTPEYPIVGEGMTFYGSEEVIIAINEKKLSKHANIKVRTKVRNEAGELETKIIETVAGRVLFNQAVPEEVGYINELLTKKKLQQIISYIFKISGMARTAHFLDDIKELGFQMAFKGGLSIGLNDVKVPETKESLIQEAKQEVESVWQNYLMGLITENERYNQVIDIWTRVNSRITETLMKQLEGDQQGFNSIFMMMHSGARGSREQIRQLGGMRGLMAKPQKNLQGSVGEIIENPILSNFKEGLDVLEYFISTHGARKGLADTALKTADAGYLTRRLHDVAQDVIITEDDCGTLRGIQISALKDNEDIVEPLSERILGRVSVHDIYDPLSKDLIVLAGQEINEEIAAQIDETSIETVEIRSVLTCEAKKGVCAKCYGRNLASGRMVDIGEAVGVIASQSIGEPGTQLTLRTFHVGGTASNIAVDASIRAKFSGVVQFEEMRTVESADNEGNSVTVVMGRSGEVKVVDPTNPNLILISNNVPYGAFLRVKEGQRVEKGDELCAWDPYNAVILSEVTGKLEFEAIEEAITYREEFDEQTGFQEMVIIESRDKTKNPAIMVRGTSTLLEDTNEKAYNLPVGARLVVKNGADIKAGQPLAKIPRNVGKTRDITGGLPRVTELFEARNPSNPAVVSEIDGVVTYGTIKRGNREIYIESKDGTRKKYLVPLSKHILVQDNDFVRAGDPLSDGAITPSDILAIKGPTAVQEYLVNEIQEVYRLQGVKINDKHIEAIVRQMMQKVEIIDAGDTNFLEGQVVDKWSFRDENDKIMNMKVITEAGDSETLKPGMIISVRRLRDENSTLKRRDQRIVEVRDAMAAVSQPTLLGITQASLGTESFLSAASFQETTKVLSEASIRGKADYLEGLKENIIVGHLVPAGTGVRRYQNLIVSSKEEYESYVENKEKFTRNKRRETV, via the coding sequence ATGTCATTCAAAAAGAACAAGAAACTCAACAGCGATTTCTCTAGAGTTCTGATCAGTCTGGCATCGCCTGAATCGATTCTGGAAAGTTCGTACGGAGAAGTTACGCAGCCAGAAACGATCAACTACCGAACTTACAAGCCTGAAATGGGCGGTTTGTTCTGCGAGCGGATTTTCGGGCCGGTGAAAGACTGGGAATGTCATTGTGGTAAATACAAACGTATTCGCTACAAAGGCATTATCTGTGACCGCTGTGGGGTGGAGGTGACGGAGAAAAAGGTTCGTCGGGAACGGATGGGCCATATTGAACTGGTTGTTCCAGTAGCGCACATCTGGTATTTCCGTAGCCTTCCTAATAAAATTGGATATCTGTTAGGGTTATCGACTAAAAAACTCGATCAGATTATCTACTACGAACGTTATGTTGTCGTTCAACCCGGTATTAAAGGAGAAGATGGCGTACAGGAATTAGATTTCCTGACTGAAGACGAATACCTGGATATCGTTGATAAGCTGCCAAGTGGCAATCAATTACTGCCGGATACCGATCCGCAGAAATTCATTGCCAAAATGGGAGCGGAATCGCTTGAAATGTTGCTAAGTCGTGTAGCACTAGATGAGCTATCGTATAACCTACGTCACGCTGCTGCTACAGATACATCGCAACAACGGAAAGCAGAAGCCCTGAAACGACTAAAAGTTGTAGAAGCTTTCCGGGATGCAAACACCCGCGTTGAAAACCGTCCTGAATGGATGGTGATTCGCATGGTACCTGTTATTCCACCAGAACTACGCCCACTTGTTCCTTTGGATGGTGGTCGTTTTGCAACGTCGGATTTGAATGACTTGTATCGCCGGGTAATTATCCGGAACAACCGTCTGAAGCGTCTGATTGAGATCAAAGCACCTGAGGTGATCTTGCGGAATGAAAAGCGGATGTTGCAGGAAGCTGTTGACTCTTTATTTGACAACTCGCGGAAAGTTAACGCCGTTCGTTCAGAAGGGAACCGTGCGCTGAAGTCATTGTCAGATATGCTGAAAGGTAAGCAAGGACGTTTCCGTCAGAACTTACTTGGTAAGCGGGTTGACTACTCCGGTCGTTCAGTAATCGTTGTTGGTCCAGAGCTAAAACTCAATGAGTGCGGTTTGCCGAAAGACATGGCGGCTGAGTTATTCAAGCCGTTTATTATTCGGAAGTTGATCGAACGGGGTATTGTTAAAACCGTTAAGTCTGCCAAGAAAATCGTTGACCGGAAAGACCCTATCATCTGGGATATCCTGGAAAACGTTTTGAAAGGACACCCTGTACTGCTTAACCGGGCTCCAACACTGCACCGTTTAGGTATTCAGGCTTTCCAGCCGAAACTAATTGAGGGAAAAGCAATCCAGCTGCACCCACTCGTCTGTACGGCCTTCAACGCTGACTTTGACGGTGACCAAATGGCGGTTCACGTTCCACTGGGACAAGAAGCGGTATTGGAAGCCTCTCTGTTAATGTTAGCCTCACACAATATTCTGAACCCTGCCAATGGCGCGCCGATTACGGTACCTTCGCAGGACATGGTATTGGGACTATATTACGTAACCAAAGGTCGTCGTAGTACGCCAGAATACCCAATTGTGGGTGAAGGCATGACGTTCTATGGATCTGAGGAAGTAATTATTGCCATCAATGAGAAAAAGCTTTCTAAACACGCCAATATCAAAGTTCGGACGAAAGTTCGGAATGAAGCAGGCGAATTAGAAACTAAAATCATTGAAACGGTAGCTGGCCGGGTGTTGTTTAACCAGGCGGTTCCTGAAGAAGTTGGATACATTAATGAGCTGCTGACGAAAAAGAAACTTCAGCAAATCATTTCATATATCTTCAAAATTTCTGGAATGGCGCGGACTGCGCACTTCCTTGATGATATCAAAGAACTTGGTTTCCAAATGGCCTTTAAAGGCGGTTTGTCAATCGGTTTGAATGACGTTAAGGTTCCGGAAACTAAAGAAAGTCTGATCCAGGAGGCCAAGCAGGAAGTAGAAAGCGTATGGCAGAACTACCTGATGGGTCTTATTACGGAGAACGAACGTTACAACCAGGTAATTGATATCTGGACGCGCGTAAACTCACGGATTACAGAGACATTGATGAAGCAACTAGAGGGCGACCAGCAAGGTTTCAACTCTATCTTCATGATGATGCACTCTGGAGCGCGTGGTTCGCGGGAACAGATTCGTCAGTTGGGTGGTATGCGGGGTCTGATGGCTAAGCCACAGAAAAACCTGCAAGGCTCAGTTGGTGAGATTATTGAAAACCCAATTCTTTCGAACTTTAAAGAAGGGTTGGACGTACTCGAGTACTTTATCTCTACACACGGGGCGCGGAAGGGTCTTGCCGATACGGCTTTGAAAACAGCCGATGCCGGTTACCTGACTCGTCGTCTACACGATGTTGCGCAAGACGTAATTATCACGGAAGATGACTGTGGTACGCTACGTGGTATCCAGATTTCTGCTCTGAAAGACAACGAAGATATCGTTGAACCACTATCAGAACGGATCCTGGGCCGTGTTTCCGTACACGATATTTACGATCCGCTTTCGAAAGATCTGATTGTATTAGCTGGTCAGGAAATCAATGAAGAGATCGCTGCTCAAATCGATGAAACAAGCATCGAGACAGTAGAGATTCGTTCTGTATTGACTTGCGAAGCGAAAAAAGGCGTTTGTGCCAAATGCTACGGACGTAACCTGGCTTCAGGACGGATGGTAGATATTGGTGAAGCGGTTGGTGTAATTGCCTCGCAATCAATTGGTGAGCCAGGTACACAGTTAACACTTCGTACATTCCACGTGGGTGGTACGGCATCAAACATTGCGGTTGATGCATCGATCCGCGCGAAATTCTCCGGCGTTGTCCAATTTGAAGAAATGCGGACAGTTGAGTCGGCGGATAACGAAGGAAATTCTGTAACGGTTGTAATGGGTCGTTCTGGTGAGGTAAAAGTGGTCGATCCAACAAATCCAAACCTGATTCTGATCAGCAACAACGTACCATACGGTGCTTTCCTACGGGTGAAAGAAGGACAGCGCGTTGAAAAAGGAGATGAGCTTTGCGCTTGGGATCCTTACAACGCCGTTATCTTGTCGGAAGTTACTGGTAAACTGGAATTCGAAGCGATTGAAGAAGCAATTACCTACCGTGAGGAGTTTGACGAACAGACAGGCTTCCAGGAAATGGTGATCATCGAAAGTCGCGATAAGACGAAAAACCCGGCCATCATGGTTCGTGGTACAAGTACGTTGCTGGAGGATACAAATGAAAAAGCGTATAACCTTCCGGTAGGTGCTCGTCTGGTTGTGAAGAACGGTGCTGATATCAAAGCTGGTCAACCGCTGGCGAAGATTCCTCGTAACGTAGGTAAAACACGCGATATTACCGGTGGTCTTCCACGGGTAACCGAACTTTTCGAAGCCCGTAACCCGTCGAACCCGGCAGTTGTATCGGAAATCGATGGTGTTGTTACGTATGGTACCATCAAACGGGGTAACCGGGAGATTTACATCGAGTCTAAAGACGGTACGCGTAAAAAATACCTTGTTCCGCTGTCGAAGCACATCCTGGTTCAGGATAATGACTTCGTACGGGCCGGCGATCCGCTGTCAGATGGTGCAATCACACCTTCAGACATTCTGGCTATCAAAGGACCAACGGCAGTACAAGAATACCTGGTGAATGAAATTCAGGAAGTATACCGTTTGCAAGGGGTGAAAATCAACGATAAGCACATTGAAGCGATTGTTCGCCAGATGATGCAGAAGGTTGAAATCATCGATGCAGGGGATACAAACTTCCTGGAGGGTCAAGTTGTTGACAAGTGGTCATTCCGCGATGAAAACGATAAGATCATGAACATGAAAGTCATTACGGAAGCCGGCGACTCTGAGACGTTGAAACCTGGTATGATTATTTCGGTTCGTCGTCTGCGTGATGAAAACTCAACGCTGAAGCGTCGCGACCAACGTATCGTTGAAGTACGGGATGCGATGGCTGCGGTTTCGCAACCAACCTTGCTGGGTATCACCCAGGCTTCGTTGGGTACAGAAAGCTTCCTGTCAGCGGCCTCGTTCCAGGAAACAACCAAAGTGCTAAGCGAAGCGTCGATTCGTGGTAAAGCGGATTACTTGGAAGGACTGAAAGAGAACATCATTGTTGGTCACTTAGTACCAGCAGGAACGGGTGTTCGTCGTTATCAGAACCTCATCGTTAGTTCGAAAGAAGAATACGAATCATACGTTGAAAATAAAGAGAAGTTTACACGCAACAAGCGCCGGGAAACGGTATAG
- the rplJ gene encoding 50S ribosomal protein L10, with translation MTREEKGAIIEELSEKFKEVPYFYITDASGMTVAEVNRLRRLCFERGVEYRVIKNTLIKKALQTLDTDYSSFEDTVLTGFSGVMFTSESGKIPAKLIKDFRRELGNDKLKLKGASVDYSLFIGADQLDTLLTLKSKNELIADVIALLQSPAKNVISGLQGGGNKLAGILKTLSEREAA, from the coding sequence ATGACACGCGAAGAAAAAGGAGCCATTATTGAGGAACTGAGCGAAAAGTTCAAAGAAGTTCCTTACTTCTACATCACCGACGCAAGTGGCATGACAGTTGCTGAAGTGAATCGACTACGTCGGTTGTGCTTTGAAAGAGGTGTTGAATACCGCGTTATTAAGAATACCCTTATCAAAAAGGCTCTTCAGACGCTGGATACAGATTATTCTTCTTTTGAAGATACAGTATTAACGGGATTCTCAGGTGTTATGTTCACCTCTGAATCTGGTAAAATACCGGCAAAATTAATCAAGGATTTCCGTCGGGAACTTGGGAATGATAAGTTGAAATTAAAAGGAGCCTCTGTTGATTATAGCTTGTTTATCGGCGCTGATCAATTGGATACGCTTCTGACGCTGAAAAGCAAAAACGAGCTTATCGCCGATGTTATTGCTCTGCTACAATCACCAGCCAAAAATGTTATTTCTGGTCTGCAAGGTGGTGGCAACAAACTGGCTGGTATCCTCAAGACATTATCGGAGCGCGAAGCTGCCTGA
- the rpoB gene encoding DNA-directed RNA polymerase subunit beta: MATNITTRKSFANIKPVIEYPDFLDVQLQSFQDFFQLDTPSDNRSEEGLFKVFQENFPISDSRENFVLEFIDYSVDPPKYSVDECIDRGLTYSVPLKAKLRLSCNDADNEDFETIEQEVFLGNIPYMTVKGSFVINGAERVIVSQLHRSPGVFFSMSKHTNGTKLYSARIIPFKGSWIEFSTDVNNVMYAYIDRKKKFPVTTLLRAIGFGSDKEILDLFGLSEEVPATPANLKKVVGRKLAARVLRTWTEDFVDEDTGEVVSISRNEVLMERDSAVSQSDIDTIVESGSKSIILHKEDMNVADYNIIYNTLQKDSSNSEKEAVEQIYRQLRNTEAPDEQTAREIIQSLFFSDKRYDLGDVGRYRINKKLGLDVAADTKVLTTEDIVSIVKYLIGLINSKAVVDDIDHLSNRRVRTVGEQLYAQFGVGLARMARTIKERMNVRDNEDFKPVDLINARTLSSVINSFFGTNQLSQFMDQTNPLAEVTHKRRMSALGPGGLSRERAGFEVRDVHYTHYGRLCTIETPEGPNIGLISSLCVYAKVNSMGFIETPYRAIENGKVLEKPVVYLTAEEEDTHYIAQANSQVQTDGTFGNDRIKSRFEGDFPMSEPTSVSYMDIAPNQIVSVAASMIPFLEHDDANRALMGSNMQRQAVPLLRPQAPIVGTGLEGRVAVDSRALYIAEEDGVIEFVDATVIKVRYDLADDQRLVSFDNDVKEYNLIKFRRTNQDTCINLKPMVLKGQRVKKGDVLCEGYATQGGELALGRNMKVAFMPWQGYNFEDAIVISERVVRDDIFTSIHIEEFELEVRDTKRGEEELTAEIPNVSEETVRNLDENGIVRVGTEVKEGDILIGKITPKGESDPTPEEKLLRAIFGDKAGDVKDASKKAPPSLKGVVIDTKLFSRPNKDERSKHKEEIKALMKRYSRELIGIREKMINKMSTLLEGKTSLGIRHKFGDEIMSKGVKFTRKNMTDNLFPDKNSYRDESSYAVAEEVNLLADLLLEGWTEDDHTNRLLTQMVKNYNNRRNEITGRFKRERFTLEVGDELPAGIVKLAKVYIAKKRKLKVGDKMAGRHGNKGVVARIVRDEDLPFLEDGTPVDIVLNPLGVPSRMNLGQIYETVLGWAGLKLGRKYATPIFDGATEGEVVAELDAAGLPEFGRTYLYDGLSGERFDQPVTVGVIYMLKLGHLVDDKMHARSIGPYSLITQQPLGGKAQFGGQRFGEMEVWALEAFGASHILQEILTVKSDDVVGRAKAYEAIVKGENLPKPNIPESFNVLVHELRGLALEITLD; encoded by the coding sequence TTGGCCACGAACATAACCACGCGTAAAAGTTTTGCGAACATTAAACCAGTGATCGAATATCCGGATTTTTTGGATGTTCAGTTACAGTCTTTTCAAGATTTTTTTCAGCTAGACACTCCCTCGGATAATCGATCTGAAGAAGGATTGTTTAAAGTTTTCCAGGAAAACTTTCCTATTTCGGACTCCCGCGAAAATTTCGTGCTGGAGTTTATTGACTATTCGGTTGATCCACCGAAGTATTCAGTTGACGAATGCATTGACCGGGGGTTGACGTATTCAGTACCTCTGAAAGCCAAATTACGGCTTTCATGCAATGATGCAGACAATGAGGATTTCGAAACCATCGAACAAGAAGTGTTCCTTGGTAATATTCCTTATATGACTGTTAAAGGCTCTTTTGTAATCAATGGAGCTGAGCGTGTAATTGTTTCTCAATTACACCGTTCGCCAGGTGTGTTCTTCTCAATGAGCAAGCACACGAACGGCACGAAACTATATTCTGCTCGTATTATTCCATTCAAAGGTTCTTGGATTGAATTTTCAACGGACGTAAACAATGTCATGTATGCGTATATCGACCGGAAAAAGAAGTTTCCGGTAACGACTTTGCTACGTGCTATTGGTTTTGGGTCTGATAAAGAAATTCTAGATCTGTTTGGTCTATCGGAAGAAGTACCAGCAACACCAGCCAATCTGAAAAAGGTAGTCGGTCGGAAACTAGCTGCGCGGGTTCTAAGAACCTGGACAGAAGATTTCGTGGATGAAGATACAGGTGAGGTTGTTTCAATTAGCCGTAATGAGGTATTGATGGAGCGCGACTCTGCTGTATCTCAAAGCGACATTGATACGATTGTTGAATCAGGCTCTAAATCAATCATCCTGCATAAGGAGGACATGAACGTGGCTGATTACAACATTATTTATAATACGCTGCAAAAAGATAGCTCAAACTCGGAAAAAGAGGCTGTTGAGCAAATCTATCGCCAGCTACGGAATACAGAAGCACCGGATGAACAAACGGCTCGTGAAATTATTCAGAGCTTGTTCTTCTCAGATAAACGCTACGATTTAGGTGATGTTGGTCGTTATAGGATTAACAAGAAACTAGGTCTTGACGTAGCCGCTGACACAAAAGTATTGACGACGGAAGACATTGTCTCTATCGTTAAATACTTGATTGGTTTGATTAACTCCAAAGCAGTTGTCGATGACATTGACCACTTGAGCAACCGTCGTGTACGGACTGTAGGGGAGCAATTATATGCGCAATTTGGTGTTGGTCTGGCCCGTATGGCTCGGACAATCAAAGAGCGGATGAACGTACGTGATAACGAAGACTTCAAACCGGTTGATTTGATCAACGCTCGGACATTGTCTTCCGTAATTAACTCGTTCTTTGGTACTAACCAGCTGTCGCAGTTCATGGACCAAACGAACCCATTGGCTGAGGTGACGCACAAGCGTCGAATGTCAGCACTGGGGCCAGGTGGTCTGTCTCGTGAGCGTGCAGGTTTTGAGGTACGTGACGTTCACTATACACACTACGGTCGTCTTTGTACAATCGAAACGCCGGAAGGACCAAACATTGGTTTGATTTCTTCGCTTTGTGTATACGCGAAAGTGAATAGCATGGGCTTTATTGAAACTCCTTACCGGGCTATTGAAAACGGTAAGGTGCTTGAAAAACCCGTTGTTTACCTGACCGCAGAAGAAGAGGATACGCATTACATTGCTCAGGCGAACTCGCAAGTTCAAACGGATGGTACGTTTGGTAACGATCGGATCAAGTCTCGTTTTGAAGGTGACTTCCCGATGTCTGAGCCAACGAGCGTATCGTACATGGACATTGCGCCAAACCAAATTGTATCGGTGGCTGCTTCTATGATTCCATTCCTGGAACACGATGATGCTAACCGTGCTTTGATGGGTTCTAACATGCAACGTCAGGCTGTACCTCTGTTACGGCCACAAGCTCCGATTGTAGGTACAGGACTGGAAGGCCGCGTTGCGGTTGACTCTCGTGCACTTTACATCGCAGAAGAAGATGGTGTTATTGAATTTGTTGATGCGACAGTTATTAAAGTTCGTTACGACCTGGCCGATGACCAGCGTCTGGTGAGCTTCGATAATGACGTCAAAGAATATAACCTGATCAAGTTCCGTCGTACAAACCAAGATACCTGTATCAACCTGAAACCGATGGTGTTGAAGGGACAGCGGGTTAAAAAAGGGGATGTACTTTGCGAAGGCTATGCAACCCAAGGTGGTGAATTAGCACTTGGTCGGAACATGAAAGTTGCCTTCATGCCATGGCAGGGATACAACTTTGAGGATGCCATTGTTATCTCAGAACGCGTTGTTCGGGATGATATCTTTACCTCGATTCACATTGAGGAATTCGAATTGGAAGTGCGTGATACAAAGCGTGGAGAAGAAGAACTCACCGCTGAGATTCCGAACGTTTCAGAAGAAACGGTTCGTAACCTGGACGAAAACGGTATCGTACGGGTTGGAACTGAAGTAAAAGAAGGTGACATCCTGATTGGTAAAATCACGCCAAAAGGGGAGAGTGATCCAACTCCGGAAGAAAAACTGCTTCGCGCCATCTTTGGTGACAAAGCGGGTGATGTGAAGGATGCCTCGAAAAAGGCGCCACCATCGTTAAAAGGGGTTGTTATCGATACTAAGTTGTTCTCTCGTCCGAATAAGGATGAGCGTTCGAAGCATAAAGAAGAAATCAAGGCGTTGATGAAGCGGTATAGCCGTGAGTTGATCGGTATTCGTGAGAAGATGATCAACAAAATGTCAACCCTGCTGGAAGGCAAAACATCACTCGGTATTCGTCACAAATTTGGTGATGAGATTATGAGTAAGGGCGTTAAGTTTACCCGTAAGAATATGACGGATAACTTATTCCCTGACAAAAACTCATACCGTGATGAAAGTAGCTACGCAGTGGCAGAAGAAGTAAACCTTCTGGCTGATTTACTTCTTGAAGGCTGGACAGAAGACGATCATACTAACCGTCTGTTGACCCAGATGGTGAAAAACTACAACAACCGTCGCAACGAAATCACAGGTCGCTTTAAGCGTGAGCGTTTTACGCTTGAGGTGGGTGATGAACTACCGGCAGGTATTGTGAAACTGGCTAAAGTCTACATTGCTAAGAAGCGTAAGCTGAAAGTAGGGGATAAGATGGCCGGTCGCCACGGTAACAAAGGGGTTGTCGCGCGGATCGTACGGGACGAAGACCTTCCATTCCTTGAGGACGGAACGCCGGTAGATATCGTATTGAACCCACTAGGGGTACCTTCACGGATGAACTTGGGCCAGATTTATGAGACTGTTCTTGGTTGGGCAGGCTTGAAACTGGGTCGTAAGTATGCAACGCCAATTTTTGATGGTGCTACGGAAGGTGAAGTTGTGGCGGAACTAGATGCAGCGGGCTTGCCAGAGTTTGGCCGTACTTATCTCTATGACGGTTTATCAGGTGAACGCTTTGATCAACCCGTTACGGTTGGAGTTATCTATATGCTGAAACTTGGTCACCTTGTTGATGACAAGATGCACGCCCGTTCAATCGGACCATACTCTCTCATTACGCAGCAACCATTGGGTGGTAAAGCTCAGTTCGGTGGACAGCGTTTTGGAGAAATGGAAGTATGGGCGCTTGAAGCGTTCGGTGCGTCACACATTCTTCAGGAGATCCTGACGGTCAAGTCGGATGACGTTGTAGGCCGTGCGAAAGCATACGAGGCAATCGTAAAAGGTGAAAACCTGCCGAAGCCAAATATTCCGGAATCATTCAACGTACTTGTCCACGAATTACGTGGTCTTGCGCTGGAAATTACATTGGATTAG
- the rplL gene encoding 50S ribosomal protein L7/L12 has protein sequence MADLKAFAEQLVNLTVKEVNELAAILKDEYGIEPAAAAPVMVAGGAAGGGDAAAAAPEKTSFDVILKSPGAGKLAVVKLVKDLTGLGLKEAKELVDGAPKPVKEGVAKDEAEALKKQLEEAGAEVEVK, from the coding sequence ATGGCAGATCTGAAAGCGTTCGCAGAGCAGCTTGTTAATCTGACGGTTAAAGAAGTTAACGAACTTGCTGCTATTCTGAAAGATGAATATGGCATCGAGCCGGCTGCTGCCGCGCCGGTGATGGTAGCAGGTGGTGCTGCAGGTGGAGGTGACGCTGCTGCGGCTGCTCCTGAGAAAACGTCTTTCGACGTTATCCTGAAAAGCCCAGGTGCTGGTAAATTAGCCGTTGTTAAACTGGTGAAAGACTTAACTGGTCTTGGCTTGAAAGAAGCGAAAGAACTGGTAGACGGTGCTCCTAAGCCAGTTAAAGAAGGTGTAGCGAAAGACGAAGCTGAAGCACTGAAAAAACAACTGGAAGAAGCCGGTGCTGAAGTAGAAGTTAAGTAA